From one Thamnophis elegans isolate rThaEle1 chromosome 7, rThaEle1.pri, whole genome shotgun sequence genomic stretch:
- the LOC116511820 gene encoding uncharacterized protein LOC116511820 produces MAIHLLPAQPFGVAHRFCPYGRMFGMMFYAISLLMVLVYACEVNRAVRGWRVTQESSSCCPRFQLVLPYTLAWLLPCLVVLALMVLSRGPLSSEALLQPLPQAGQDPSGASNVSCSSCLILIHLCHNSCSKAPRSPGPPLTPQHSSKESSIMFLAFVALVVSACVVLYCRVKRWQCRDRHGLQSEGLAGRSRVIHSFQLVLVLCWLPACLLVVLSFTGLQLSTLFPLLVATALTAPLQGFLHSLVYGWLRGSFRQEVAGERLPLYCSPDLKASFDDSLAASG; encoded by the exons ATGGCCATCCACCTCCTCCCCGCCCAGCCCTTTGGGGTGGCCCACCGCTTCTGCCCGTATGGGCGGATGTTTGGCATG ATGTTCTACGCCATCTCTCTGCTGATGGTGCTGGTCTACGCCTGTGAAGTGAACCGGGCGGTCAGAGGCTGGAGAGTGACTCAG GAGAGCAGCTCCTGCTGCCCCAGGTTCCAGCTGGTTCTGCCCTACACCCTGGCTTG GTTGCTCCCTTGCCTGGTTGTTCTGGCCCTGATGGTCCTAAGCAGAGGGCCCCTGAGTAGCGAGGCcctcctccagcctttgccccaGGCAGGCCAGGACCCCTCAGGGGCCTCCAACGTCTCCTGTTCCAG CTGCCTGATTCTCATCCACCTCTGCCACAACTCCTGCTCTAAG GCCCCCAGGAGCCCAGGCCCCCCTCTCACCCCTCAGCACTCCAGCAAGGAAAGCAGCATCATGTTCCTGGCGTTTGTGGCCTTGGTTGTGTCTGCTTGTGTG GTTCTCTACTGCAGGGTGAAGAGGTGGCAATGCCGGGACCGGCACGGGCTGCAGAGCGAGGGTCTTGCCGGCAGAAGCCGTGTCATCCACAGCTTCCAGCTGGTCCTCGTGCTCTGCTGGTTGCCAG CTTGCCTCCTTGTGGTGCTATCGTTCACCGGCCTGCAGCTCTCCACCCTTTTCCCTCTCTTGGTGGCCACG GCCCTGACTGCCCCCCTCCAGGGCTTCCTGCACAGCCTGGTCTATGGCTGGTTGAGGGGCAGCTTCCGCCAGGAGGTTGCGGGCGAGCGGCTCCCACTGTATTGCTCGCCGGATCTGAAGGCCTCCTTCGATGACTCCTTGGCTGCGTCTGGCTAG
- the GCC1 gene encoding GRIP and coiled-coil domain-containing protein 1 has protein sequence MEAMEAAAAEGPGRRELLATVAAQEEQLREYRARLRDLVRAHKGLLAERAALEAGLAALAGEAAAAAEGPAAAGEAAAAAAGGPEARLGAALATLAREKARLEASWQAERRAARAERERLEAEAREARGRLAAQQRDRAQEQADHADMLRELQRLLQDERARRREAELGLEAEPRELRAELERLRGHFQAQLLQEAGKAAQADEHLRMGEQRGAALEARISEMSELLGAYEKARQKDQAAVRKLKDRLVQLDLENKTLAVAASGHAAVGLALQDGHLDANVLSDKVEKLAELARVAAGRAPSLAGGEDVEALCPAQPPKDAESGDGEKAATVAYYQQELKQLKEEFERYKVRVQVVLKGKSAKDGNLAKELEESQEQLSELKEKYVALRLSCEAEAKRHQEQLEAKRREAALLQQLHRQELEQCLSEGREKALRLEEEMHKQRERALAILAEKDQELQQLRLLALPLGLQAPKAAAGWPVNGGSGSSGSAHSDSGVGDDALEPLALPLPAPNEPTFLLYTEQLARKEVEVLALKKQKHQLETEAHQLQEKLLEEGEKHREEVSLLQGHIQKTFRDRSREGANLEYLKNIFYRFLTLTDLLGRQQTLTAILTILHFSPEERQAVLSQVGGGSSSWWLSGKR, from the exons ATGGAGGCgatggaggcggcggcggcggagggtcCGGGGCGGCGGGAGCTGCTGGCGACGGTGGCGGCGCAGGAGGAGCAGCTGCGCGAGTACCGGGCGCGGCTGCGGGACCTCGTCCGCGCCCACAAGGGGCTGCTGGCGGAGCGGGCGGCGCTGGAGGCCGGCCTGGCGGCGCTGGCGggggaagcggcggcggcggccgagGGCCCAGCGGCGGcgggggaggcggcggcggcggcggcgggcggcCCCGAGGCGCGGCTGGGGGCGGCGCTGGCCACGCTGGCGCGGGAGAAGGCGCGGCTGGAGGCCAGCTGGCAGGCGGAGCGGCGCGCGGCGCGGGCGGAGCGGGAGCGGCTGGAGGCCGAGGCGCGGGAGGCGCGGGGGCGGCTGGCGGCGCAGCAGCGGGACCGGGCGCAGGAGCAGGCCGACCACGCCGACATGCTCCGGGAGCTCCAGCGGCTGCTGCAGGACGAGCGGGCGCGGCGGCGCGAGGCGGAGCTGGGCCTGGAGGCGGAGCCGCGGGAGCTGCGGGCCGAGCTGGAGCGCCTGCGGGGCCACTTCCAGGCGCAGCTGCTGCAGGAGGCcggcaag GCCGCCCAAGCCGACGAGCACCTCCGGATGGGAGAGCAGCGCGGAGCCGCCCTGGAGGCCCGGATCTCGGAGATGTCTGAGCTGCTGGGCGCCTACGAGAAGGCCAGGCAGAAGGACCAGGCTGCCGTCCGGAAACTGAAGGACCGCCTTGTCCAGCTGGACCTGGAGAACAAGACCCTGGCCGTGGCTGCCTCCGGCCACGCCGCCGTGGGCCTGGCCCTGCAGGACGGCCACCTGGACGCCAACGTGCTGAGCGACAAGGTGGAGAAGCTGGCGGAGCTGGCGCGAGTGGCCGCTGGGCGTGCCCCCTCTCTCGCCGGGGGGGAGGACGTCGAGGCTCTCTGCCCGGCTCAGCCCCCGAAGGATGCGGAGTCTGGGGACGGGGAGAAGGCCGCCACCGTGGCCTATTACCAGCAGGAGCTGAAGCAGCTGAAGGAGGAGTTTGAGAGGTACAAGGTCAGGGTGCAGGTGGTCCTGAAGGGCAAATCGGCCAAGGATGGGAACCTGGCCAAGGAGCTGGAGGAGAGCCAGGAGCAGCTGTCGGAGCTGAAGGAGAAGTACGTTGCCCTCCGCCTGTCCTGTGAAGCGGAGGCCAAGCGGcaccaggagcagctggaggccAAGAGGCGAGAGGCGGCTCTCCTCCAGCAGCTGCACCGCCAGGAGCTGGAGCAGTGCCTGTCGGAGGGCCGGGAGAAGGCCCTCCGGCTGGAGGAAGAGATGCACAAGCAGCGCGAACGGGCCCTGGCCATCCTGGCAGAAAAGGACCAGGAGCTGCAGCAACTGAGGCTCCTGGCCTTGCCCTTAGGGCTGCAGGCTCCCAAGGCAGCCGCAGGGTGGCCGGTTAACggtggcagcggcagcagcggcAGTGCCCACAGTGACAGTGGGGTGGGTGATGATGCTTTGGAGCCCCTGGCCCTGCCCCTCCCTGCCCCCAACGAGCCCACCTTCCTGCTGTACACGGAGCAGCTGGCCCGGAAGGAGGTGGAGGTCCTGGCCCTGAAGAAGCAGAAGCACCAGCTGGAGACGGAGGCTCACCAGTTGCAGGAGAAGCTgctggaggaaggagagaagcaccGAGAGGAGGTCTCTCTGCTCCAGGGACACATTCAGAAGACCTTCAGGGACCGGAGCAGGGAGGGGGCTAACCTGGAGTATCTCAAGAACATTTTCTACAGGTTCCTGACTTTGACAGATTTGCTGGGACGCCAGCAAACCCTGACAGCCATACTGACTATTTTGCATTTCAGCCCAGAAGAGAGACAGGCTGTCCTGAGCCAGGTgggaggaggaagcagcagctGGTGGCTGTCAGGGAAGAGAtga